The sequence CAAAACACGAGCACAGGTGATAATATGACGACCCTCGTCGATGATAACACCAGAGCCGCTGCCACCCTTTTTATTCTCAACGTTAACAACTGTTGGAGCCATGCAGTCGAAAAACTCTTTTAATTGACTACCTTTAAGATCATCAAGGTATCCTTGATCTTCAGTAACCTTCCAATAAGTTTTTAAACCCATTAATtttctgagagagagagagagagagagagagagagagagcactaAATACTTCAATGTTTAAACGACGCACCCACAGATTAAATAACAATAACTCATGCACAGGATACTGCTTTTCATGCATTTTACATGATATAGCTCTTCATGCATTTGGCATTTTCCATGGTACAATACTAAAAGGCGTGGGAAAGTACTGTAACTTTCCCACGCCTTTTATGTGTTTTCACTGTGCACTGCACAGTGCACAGTGAAACTGTTagctgtacttttttttttttttttttttgtccttatgagtttttttttttttttgctttttttttttttgtattttttttcttttaatgaattttttttgtttaatttagtttgttaatttgaaattttttttatttagttattttactttcatgacacagatctcaggtatgacgggttaacttgatttgacaaGTGAACccggaattttttttctccttttctttttaatcaatttttttagtttagtttagtttgttaatgttaaatttctttttatttacttatcagactttcatgacacatatctcaagcttgacgagttaacctggtttgacgagttaacccgtcaatttttttttatatagttgttaaactTTGTAGTCAGACACACATTCAAAGCTCTTAGTTCTGGTGTTGCAGCCAAACacacttaaacttgagtcatgtaaatttaatattattattaatattataaatattactcttggacCAAACGTTGCAGCTAGACCCAATGCTCTTGAGTATATCTTTGTAGAAAAACCTAACATTCTTAgatcttagattttttatatattttttatgcaataaaaaaaaaataacccatggcttatgtctttgtttttgtttttgtttttgttttttttttttctttttaaaccttttttattataGACTACATCGTGTAGTCCTCAATGAAAAGACTgatgtctttatttatttttttgtctatagtttcttaatcttaatttttttttatttaattattaaactttcatgacatgaattctaggtttaacgagttaacccaattgatttagatttttttttttttcctataggttttttttcttcttttttttttttttttttttttttaattttttttttttttttaatattaaatattttttttctatttagtaatCACACTTCCATGACACGAATTCCCAGGTTTGATTAGTTTGAACCTTGtagattcaaatttttttttctttttcctcattagtAAAAGGTTGgtgtcttttgtttgtttttgtttttttcctttttaattgattttttttcgtttaatttagtttgttaatgttcaatttttttttctatttaattatcaaactttcatgacacaggaTCCcgggtttgaagggttaacttagttaattctggataacccgttaattttttattctatttagttatcaaactttcacaacacggaatccaaggtttgacaggttaacctagttaattcatatttttttttttctattgttttttttctttttaattaattaatttaattattatacttttataaCACAACCTTGCAGTTAAACCTACATCCAAGGCTATTAGATCAGGTATTGTTGTCCAGACTCACTTAaatttgggtcatgcaagtttaatgttattattaatattataaatattacttttgggtcaaactttgtaaaaaaatatataactttatagaaatttttacttttaaatcttattttttttttttatatataaaaaattaacctgcAATGTCATACGGATACGTAATTAGTATATATTCTATCAACGAAGTCTTCTAAGCCACTAAACAATGCCCAAGATTGTTTTCAATATACATGTGCCCCTCTGTTACGTATTCTAATCATGCCATAAACTCTCTTGTCAGGAAACAATTATCACATTTTAACATGACTACAATATACATGTGTTCCTTCGGTTTATTCTGGGTAtccattgaaaaaaactaaaatcccCTTGAGAATTACTGCATGTATAATGAAGATTATTAtcctttattttgaattttaagagaaataattattttaaagatatcatgctatatttataatttataattctggtttttttatgaaaaaaaatattaaaaataattttatctttataatattttagctCACcgtaaaaataacaagaaataatataatattctttCTTGGCATATTATAAGCCCCTTCACGactaaacttattttttctggGGCATGTTCGAAATAAAATGAtcataaaagttttttagacccattaaaaatgaatttattaaaatgaaaaccaaGTTTCCCTTGGAGGAGAAGTCAGGGGAGAGTGATCAGACCGAGGGGGAGACTCGTACAATTGGCATTGCTAAATCAGACAATGCACCACGACTATAGACATGTTCTACATGATGGGATGGACATCAAATTTATGTTATGGGCTGTAGAGTAACAATGGGTTTTCTACACAATGGGATGggcttcaaatttattttatgggcTGGAGAAAAATAATGGGCTTTGTATTAAAAACATTGGGTTATAAATGGGCTGGGTTGTGACTAATAAACTCAATCTTACTtaaaatttagttattatttgaagataaaaaagatgaaatcaatGGGACATATCTttatctgaaaaataatataaatttactctaaatttatttttatatttttatttttgttcttctaACCaaaatactctctctctctctctctctctcttaacaaaataaattttagttttgataaaatttcattagttacaaaattattaattattattaattaccaAAAACACTAAAGGAGTGTGGTCACATCCACAAAACATTATATactataataatattgtttttctttcttttgtttagttttttttttttaatttcacctcaTTCAACAATTACGtcgtttatatatttttaattttaccatttagtctttgattgttttgagaattgtatttcatatatttttttttttaatttttttttttatatgtttgattatataccagttttattgatttttttttcttaatttcaactttcaacattAGATATGTTGGAAATGGaagctttataatttagtttggtttgctttatttaaatttatcacaATCTCATAATCCGGGTCGCAAGTTAAATTAAGTTGACTatgatcattttgtttttttttttttcctatttgatttttttttaaaatttattttttaacattgaattgatttgaaaaataaattttatattatttttttattttttataattttattcgaATCCATGACTTCAATCACAAGATTAATAGGTTGAACCTGGATTGATCTAATTATTACAATATCGAAAGGGGGCTAATTTGACCACTTGTTACATGAACTGAAAGCAAACTCCATCCCAAGAATATACGAAGATCGAGTCAAAGCCAACGATTCTTACTTCAAGTATCTTGTTAGTTGTTAGACTATTCACGCAGATGAAGAGAATCGAATAAATATAAAGCTGCTTCCCAATTTGTAAAGCTAAATCACACAGGATGCAATACTAGCTAGGAAAAGAGCAAAGAAAAGATGCAAAGCTACATATGCATGGCGGCATTTGATAAGCAAAGCAGGAAAGCCTGCTTCCATGATCTCAAGGAAGTGACCACCCAGAACAAATGTATTTGTCATCCTGAAACCCTCTCCCCAGACAAGTAAATTGGCCAACTGAAAGCACCAAAAGCTACAGATTAGAATAAATCACAAAACAGGTTCGCATGTCAGAAGACCCAATCATGGCAAGAAACGAACATAAAGCAGCAAACTTCGTACATAGAGAGCTCTTTGCTTAAGTTTTCCATGCCAACACCATGCATCAATACACAAACCACCCAAAGTATGTAGAAAGGGATTTTACCTGTTATAACTGTCTGGAAGAAGGTCATCGGCGAGTATAGCGAGCTTCAAAGGCCCACAAACACCTACCCTCATCACCTCTAACTCCATAGATTTCCCAACCTTGTCCCAAATCATTCCAAAGAACTGACGCCAAGAATTAAAAGAAGATTAACTCCCTCTTGTTTCCCCTTTTCTGGGACAaacattgaatgataaaaacacTACAAGAAAGGCGGGGCGCTCTACACCCAAGCAATAAACTAAAGTCACGTACCTTTAAGGAGCAGCTAACCACCTCTCTGTCGCATTTAATTATAACATCATTGGGTTGTATCTCAGCACGATCAGCAGGAGACTCTTCCGTTACCTGATACAAGTGCTCAAATGTTACTGTTTTGGAAGATTTATAAGCCAGCTTctcaaattcattaattattagttttggAAGATTGGGATCCACTATGACATGCAACAACACACCAAGAATGCGTCCTAAATCCCTCTCATTGGTCTCCTCTGTAACGCAGCTCTCCACACAAATGCCTTGGATGGAACAATACCCTTCCATGGAAATACAACACTCACAAATACTTGTGTAGGTTTGTAATGAGACCAAACCTTGAACTTTATGATGCAGGATAGAGTGTGCTGcctgctttctttctttttaactgATATGGAAATGGATttgagaataataaataaatcacattgattaacaaaaaagaGATAGAGCAGCAAGCTTTTATTGCTGATAAGAAAAATCTGGTATTGTTTTCCATAGGGAAGATTCAAAAAGAAAGTGAGGAATTTCAGATTGGCGACACTGTGGAGagcaaagagaagaaaaaatcaatctatAATCAGGCGATTACAAAGCCTAAAGAACCCTGTGTTACACTTGATGTAgatgaacaaaagaaaaatgttgaTGAGCACAAAGTTATGAATGCAAGGATATCGAGGACAAAGTGCTGCTGTCAACACAAATGGCCACTATTCCTGATTTTGATTGTCAAATTGATAGCACAAAACTCATATTATCACTACTATCACCTACATACCAGTTCCTATATCAATGGTGTTGCATTGCAGCAGAATGTCATTGCAAGCTATGTGATTTTTACTGCTTCGACGCTTGAAAACTCAAGGTCAAGTTTTCTCCAACCAGGGGAGAATGATGCAGATAACAAAAGAAGcaagattgatgtctttttgTAGACAAGAGTATTTCTGTAATATTCAGATCTGCTGAAAATTTGTCTTGGGTTATTTTCTATCTAGTAATCTGCTGGTTCTAAAATAATTAGCTTTTATAGGTTTTTACTTCTAAATAGATTTCTTATATGGAAAATTAAATCTTTGTTGGACTAGGAGTACTAGCATCTTATATAGTCTTTCAATAtttcactttgttttttattctttgagtCGATCTCCCTTAGATATGACTACTAAGTACCCTAAATGtgaagcttatttttttatatcctcTAAGTGTGACTCTTTTAAATCTATCCCATGTTCTTCCTCTTATTCCATCAGAAATCAACATTAACACAGTTCTAACAGCCCTAAAACAGCCTCTGAAGTCAGATTCAGAACAGCCCATTGGCTGTCCTGTATCATTTCAACTCCTAATTGCTtccatttgaaagaaaattacattaataattACAGAACAGGGGGCATGAACTTGGATGCCTAGCccaaaaaagaaacatttgaTTCAGCATGGTCAGTTAAGCAGTAGCTTTAGGCTCAGGGTTATGAGGATTTCATAAGTGTGGAAGCTTCTAGTTACAAGACGCACAAAAAGAACATTTCCGAGAGCTATCATCTTTCAACATctccacatatatatataacaagccTTAAAAGAAATCATGGAATAGAAGAAAGGGCCTCAAGGATGAAACTGTTGAATATATGAGCAAATAATAAGTGGACATCATGGACCAAGCCATGGCGCAAATACCTGCTCCAAAAGTGTATTTGGGGAAAATATAAAGAGGAAGACAATAAAAAAGCGCAGCAAAGACCATACCTCTTCAACTATAACCCCTTTGCAAACAAGAGGGAACAATTGAACTATTTCCTCCAAAGTGACCACGTCAGCAGCATAAAGATTAGTAAATTCCATCCCAAGCCAAGGATGAGGGACACTCCTACGCCATTGTAGAACATTAGATGCACCCAACATTCTTTCACAATATCTTATTTCAGGTTGCatattgaccaaaaaaaaaacagaagattaAATAACTTCCTTCCCCATGCAGTACCCTGGATGGGAAAAGAAAATACAGCATGTGCACCACGATGCAGCAGGTGATTTTGgaagaattaaataattttctttgtaatttagTTTAGCTTTAACTGTCCTCCGTGTCTAGAACAttgaattgttgttttttgGCTGGCGATTTCTTCACACACCCCATACCACATCTCTAccaataaatataaagttttgGAATGCTCCAACCCATTGAGAACAACATGATCAGTAAGTTAACAGGGTATACAAATTATGAAAGGAATCTCAAATACAAATCAATTGTGGAACGGTGCCATGAGCATGCCAAAATGTCATGGAAAGCAATAAATACTCTGCAAAAATGGTGAGGAACATACCTTTTCTTATTTAAGTAGTCCAGGCATCTAAAAGCTATGTTGATTGGCAGAAAAGGAGTCTGGCCCTTCCAAAAGAAATTGATCCCGATGACTTCTCCATCCCAATTAATGAGTGGCCCCCCAATAAAAGGCTACAATAAAGAACTAGTTTATGCTACAGTTTGGTATCAGTTCATCAAATATATAACATCAAAGCATAGATCTTTTAGTCAGTCTAAGAACATGCCAAATCTAGAACAAGCTCTGGACAAACAATTGTTTGCCCCTTTCTTGCTATCCTCAAGCAACAAAGACTGTTTTATGGTGAAAGCGGTGTTAATGAACCATGATTTAGTCACCAAACTTGTGGTTTAGTCACTAAACTTGCACTTTGGTGGTTTTCCCTTTCAAAACGAGGTTCAAGTCTAGGCATTGCACTTGGGTGGATGAAATGACAAAAGAGGGTTAATTCCATTTTGTAACAAGGTTAATGGATCAAATTAAGAGTTGTTCCATGGGTACCTTAAATTAGGCATAGGAAGGTCAACAATTATGGGCTCATCACAAATTCAAGTAGTAGGACTTGGTGGGTACAGTGAAAATTTTATAGGCACAacttaaaattcttttgaaaatcaatctctgaaagggttttttttgtttttttgtttttttaattttatggggATATATCTTTTGGACTCTCTTTGAAAGTGAAATCGCTTAGTCATAGAACAAAAAATTCTCTAAGAAACAagctttttgcataaaaacaCCACTCCTTTCCTTCACACTCTCATTCACTTCTCTTAGTAGTTAGTTCTACAGTGATCCTAGTTGACTTTAATACTCTCATTCTAGGTTTCCCTACACAGGAGTTTGATCTCCTCATAGCATGTGAGGATGAGTGTTGAGCTATGTTGCTCAGATACAAAATTCAGGGCGTCAAGTCCGAGTATCGGCCCAAGAGTCAGAAAAGATGAATTCAAAATTTCTGAATATGGTGAATTGACTGAAAAGTGTTAAAATATTGGATGTGAGTACACGAATGTGATGCATGATGTAACCTCCAATTATAGTTGAATTGAGACCTATTGCCCAAAAGATGTTCCATGTATTATGTAACTCGTAGTCCTAAATTCAAACAAGAGGGCAGTACTGGCTTGTATATAAAAATTGGGAATAGATTGAAAGAATGCTAATGAAGGcaataaggaaaataaatttcatctatTTCAAGTGTAAGCAAGACCAAGGGGTTTTGAAAAGTTTGAGCCTCAAATTGACTGGTCATTAATACCTTCTCCGGAGAACCATATCACTAACCAAACCAAGCAAGAAGTATGCTTACTTTAACACTTCTCTATTCTTCATCTCTCGCATTTCTCCATCattatttctctaaaaaaaacctttgttgAGCTTATTACAAACAACCATTGTTATCAATATGTTGCTTGTTTAGTTTGGATAGAGATGAGGTTGTGTCCAAGTGCAAATACAATATTTAGAAAAGGAATCCATGCTTGTACATAgtcatttaatttcattgacACAAATACTCTGGGGTAAAATGCTTAACCCCGAGTAACACACATGAGATATAAGCAAACATACATGATGCGACTAagccaaaaaacaaattaatgcaTGAAACAGAGAGAGTAGTGTTATTACTGTAGAAATCTCGCAAGTTGTCATTAGGAGCTCTTGGCAATCCAGTCCGCAGCAATAAATACTATATGGGAAGAAAGTAGGGTAAGATCACAGCACAACAGCTACTTCGGGAAAAAAAAGCGTTGTGGTCAAAACAGTGCGCCACGGTGCATTAGAAACAAGAATACAAGAGTAGAGAGGTGATATttagaattgaaaaggagaCTACTAGCTTAATTATGATATGGAAAGCAAACATATAACAATAAAAGGTAATTGTAAGGATGCAGAAAAATGCAATTGAAGATATCCTGGTGATGGTAAGGATATTGATGAAATCTTGAAACACTAACCTCCTATATATCCCACGTTGctagaagaaatgaaaagaaggtTCATTTTGGCATACCTGAAATCACCAGAACTGACAAGAAGCTTGTGGTGATATTGATCTTGCACCCGGGCTAAAGCTATTACTTTATCCCCGGGACAAAGGTTAAAAAAGTTAGCCTCTACCATGGTGTGATCATTATCAGGTTGTAAAGACATAGAATCATCTATCCATTTAAGACGTGCTTTTTGAGGAGGTTTATCGGGCTTGAACTTGACCGTAGCAATGTTGTAGTGTAAATCAAAAGCTGAAACCTCTCCCTCGTACGAACTGCCATCTGATAGATGTACTTCAACCTGCAATTGCAATACaatattttgagaaattttcaatttcactaaaaaggtaatgataataataataataataataaagtcgGTGCTGTACCGTGATTTGAGAAGGGTCTCTATAAGAGTGAAAGAGAGAAGCAGAAGTCAATATGGTAGCCTCGAATTTACCATCATCTCCTGCTGCACCTTCACATTCTACAATTGTGCCGGTGCACGCAAAACACTTTTCTCCGCTACCTGCCAGAAAGGCAGCAAAGCATAAAGCTTTATGTTACCAGGCAGATCATATATGTCAGGAAGCATAGAGTTTAGATATATGATATACCTACCTCTGTCGTATGCAGCAAGGCACACAACCGATAGAGAAACTTTCAAAGCAGCTAAATTTGTATCATCATCCCGCTTTTTCAAAAACGGAGGCGGAGGCGGAATTCTATCAACTGTAAAGAAATattaagaacaagaaaaatcagattaaataaaaacagatgAAGGAAGAAACTGATcgggagagaagaagaagaagaaaccaccGGCCtgaaaaattcatgttttctcCTTCCCAACGATACCAGATAGGAGAGACGGGAACACTAGGGATTATTAATCAGTATCGATGTGGAAAAGGCAGGCAGCAGTAGAGACTGGAGTAAATAATCCTCCTCTTTTTtccaagaacaataaaaaaaacggCTGGGCCTTTTAATAGGTTTCTGCCACCTTGCTCTGAAAGAGGCCCTTTTTTTTCAACGGCAAATACTAGGGTGTAGCTAGGGGacctgcattttttattttattttatcaaatattatccatgtagatttttttaatgatagtttaaaatatataacaaattaaaaattttatgaatagACTTGTCAGAGGTTGCTGACCcttgccaaaaaaaaagaagaaaaagaacagaaaagataatGTTGGTCTTCTACAGTCAAAGCTTACATACATAGGCCAAGCAAAAAGTTACAGACCATTAACGCAAATTTTAATGTAGGATGATATTCGttgtaattctttttattttttttaaattaagaaccatgacaaaacatttttctttgttaaagaaatatattaataataaaaaaaggagctATACTAGattctttttttcaatagagttcaaatttaattttattttttataactaaataaaaaaatataaatagccccaaaatataatatcatataatataatataatatgcatatttatttcagtttaaaaattttaatattgagttagtattaacatatttattatcaattattaatatatatatatataattttaaattttattg is a genomic window of Populus alba chromosome 18, ASM523922v2, whole genome shotgun sequence containing:
- the LOC118059494 gene encoding putative protease Do-like 14, with the protein product MSLQPDNDHTMVEANFFNLCPGDKVIALARVQDQYHHKLLVSSGDFSIYCCGLDCQELLMTTCEISTPFIGGPLINWDGEVIGINFFWKGQTPFLPINIAFRCLDYLNKKRSVPHPWLGMEFTNLYAADVVTLEEIVQLFPLVCKGVIVEEVTEESPADRAEIQPNDVIIKCDREVVSCSLKFFGMIWDKVGKSMELEVMRVGVCGPLKLAILADDLLPDSYNSWPIYLSGERVSG